taagtatGGACTATCttttatttacttagtgatcatgaagaacagttgtataaacatcatacttaaaatcacagaatttAAATATGAGATAAAAAGATATTCTTAAGATCAaagaagttcatacaactccaagaacagaaattaaaaatacaaaACCGTTGTTGCCTTTGTTAGGGCTTCATCCTACCCTAGTGAAAAGATCAGCCCTCCATGTAGATGTGGACAACAGCAGCGCAGAGGGATTCTTCCATCAAGACTGGCTTcccctttcttcctcctctctctgaCGTCCCCTTCTTGCTTCTGCGCCCCTCAATTTATAGGGGGTTGGCCCGGTGTGGAAAGAAATCAACTGATTTCTCGAGAGAAAAATCAGCATAGTATCTTTTGGAGATCATGGCTTGATTTGGACAAAAAATCAGAAGAGTCTATGCCTAATTTGGCTAATAGTATTctgaggaggggggggggtggctCCCTCGTCCTTCACAAAAGGAGAATAATTAATACAATGTATCCATGAAGCAGAGTTTGATTTGGAATAGAATCACCCTAGAATCCGCCCTTGATTTCATGTCTCTGATTGCGGTCCACTTTTGACCTAGTCAACGTCCGAATTTTGAAATCTTCGTGAGATACACTTTTGTTCCTTTTTAAGTTAGCTTTCCAATGGATCCAATTTCATCTTAATCAAAGATGTATGTCAAAAGTTACGAGCAGAATACCAATACTTGCACAGGCTAATAATTTTCAAATCTGGTCGTTGCATTTTTAGAGATGGGATCTCGCCTCCACCCTTTCTTAATTTGATCATGCACGCCTCCAAGAGTCCATGATGAGAAGGGAGTCTTAGACTTGGTCCTCCTTTCACCTTGGATTTGGTCTTAGCCTAAGATGGAATGGGTTcgattcgacctgcatacattagactcgactaatatgacaaaaatcaatcaaactcgAATCACTtctgataatttattaaaatacaaTGGTGAAGGGGAACACATctttttatggttaaatttacaaaatatgtgcatgaaaataatgataagtgcaaTGAGAAAggggttaatttatgcattatttagcacttaccAGTGCATCCTGAAAATCTGGACCTGGGTAGTTATAGTTCTGGTGGGTTTTccaccccttctctctctctctctctctctctctctctctctctcaggaaAAAGATAATCAGTCAACTGGTAGCATTTCATAGTTCATGCAGGTCATTTACTCTTTGTTATCAGATTATAGCCTTTtcacttctttttattttatgctTGATTGCTTGATATACTTCGTCTGTAGTAACCATATTTTAGCAGCATCTTTTGAATCAAATGGGTGTACAATTTGCTCATCATCTTCTAGCCATTTATGTATCTTTCCTAGTCTTGCATATCATCATCAAATTTCTGATTGTAATGTGTGATTGATTAGTGATATGTTTTCTACAGGCAGAAAAAAAAGATGTAGTTGGTTTGCAAGAGCAGGTAGATTCCATATTTTGTACATTACCTGGATCAGATAACTTAGTCGAATGTACTGAAGTTTTTATTTTGATCTTCAGGTTTTTGTGAGAAAAGTTATTGAGCTGCATGACAAGTACTTGGCATACGTGACTGACTGCTTCCAGAATCATTCCCTTTTTCATAAGGTTGAGCCGTAAAATGATTGTTGTTTGAGCTACAATTTCATGTTTGTTATCTAATATTTCTATTTCTTGGCAGGCATTAAAAGAAGCCTTTGAGGTTTTCTGTAACAAGGGTGTTGCAGGAAGCTCAAGTGCTGAACTTCTGGCTACATTTTGTGATAATATTCTTAAAAAAGGTGGAAGTGAGAAACTGAGTGATGAAGCTATTGAGGAGACACTTGAGAAGGCAACTTCTTCCCTTTTTACGGCTGGATACTTTTTCCTGTTTTTAATAACTAAGGCCTATTGATCTTAGAGACTGGCTCTTATTAAAGAATTGATAAATTTTTTCTCAGGTTGTGAAGTTACTCGCATATATAAGTGACAAGGACCTTTTTGCTGAATTTTATAGGTAGAAGATTCTTGCCTAGCCTATTATCTTATGTTTTAAGCTAGTTGATATGCACTTTTGTTTAATTGGTGTTTCAACCTCCATACTGCTTAATTTTGTTAATAGTTCtgttataaaatattttcaggAAAAAGCTTGCTCGAAGGCTGCTTTTTGACAAAAGTGCTAATGATGACCATGAGAGGAGTATCTTAACAAAGCTGAAGCAGCAATGTGGTGGGCAGTTCACCTCAAAGATGGAGGGCATGGTCAGTTGCTTTCAGTATGTTGCATTAGTACCTTATGACTATAAATATGCTttctgattatttttttttcatttttttaaaaggtTACTGATTTAACACTTGCAAGAGAAAACCAATCGAGCTTTGAAGAGTATCTTAACAGTAATCCTCAGGCGAATCCTGGAATTGACTTAACGGTTACCGTTCTAACTACTGGATTCTGGCCAAGTTACAAATCCTTCGACCTCAATCTTCCTGCTGAGATGGTAAGAAACATAATATGTTTTtcattgttttttttccttttcctatacATTATCGTTAAGTGGGTAATGCTTTGGTTTTGTGATGCCAGTACCAGTGACCAACCTCATTTTGTTAGGAAGtttataataaaatttgatGGAATTTTTTGTTCTTTCCCCATTGAGATAAGGCTTTTCAATGCTGATTTTATTGTTGTGGTGGATGCTGTATAGGTTAAGTGCGTAGAGGTTTTCAAAGAATTTTATCAGACAAAAACCAAACATCGGAAGCTTACATGGATATATTCATTGGGTACCTGCAATATCAATGGAAAGTTTGAACCTAAAACCATGGAGCTGATTGTGACAACTTATCAGGTCTCCTCTAAATCCTTTGTGCTGTCATATAATTGAATATCTGATTGATATAGAATGTTCTTACATGCCTTTCCGCTTTACAGGCCTCAGCTTTGCTGCTTTTTAATGCATCTGATAGATTGAGTTATTCTGAAATCATGTCACAATTGAACTTGACGGATGATGATGTAATCAGATTGCTCCACTCACTTTCCTGTGCtaaatacaaaattcttaacaaGGAGCCAAATACCAAAACTATTTCTCCAACTGACTATTTTGAGTTCAATTCCAAGTTCACGGATAAAATGAGAAGGATCAAGGTAAAGTTGATATTTGTTACATTGCTGCTGTTTATTTCATTTGCCTTACTCTGTTGCTTGAGATGAGATGGCTTGTATCTGCAGATACCGCTCCCGCCAGTGGATGAGAAGAAGAAGGTAGTTGAAGATGTTGACAAAGatagaagatatgcaattgatGCCTCAATAGTTCGCATAATGAAGAGTCGTAAAGCGTTGGGTCATCAGCAGTTAGTGATGGAATGTGTTGAGCAGCTTAATCGCATGTTTAAGGTATCTTCTTTTTGCCGACATGTTTCGATAACTGTCTTCAAGAGTACAGTCGAATCTCATTAAGATATAGATGCCTTTCGCAATGTGGAATGTGTTCTCATGATTATGATCCTTCATTATGAACGATACCTTTTGTTTTGACTTCTAGATTCACTAAATCAATTTAATTGATAAACGATGAATGAGGACTTAAATGACAATTATTTAAAGGTGAAACCTGATTGCTGTAGTAATCGGGTAATCATACTTTGTCTTGATAGATGGCAGGGCGGTTCCTCTTTTGATGGTTCTTAATCTTGTGATCGTTAATATTTGACTTGGTCTATGTGCAGCCTGACTTCAGGGcaataaagaaaagaatagaAGATTTGATTACCAGGGATTATCTAGAGAGAGACAAGGACAACCCCAACTTGTACAGATACTTGGCCTGAGTGAACTTCTACTCTTGATGGAAGCTTTCTTGTCTGGCTTTTTGTTGAGGTAGCTGCCGACAATAATCTGTGGGATACTCGAAGGAGAAAATGCGGTGAAAGGTTTCTTGTTATCCTGCTTGAGAGGTTGGGCATAATTCTCAGATCCATGAGCCTTTCTAACTTGTACATTTGCCTTGAAGCCATGTTACTCCCTAGGATCTTACGGTGGCAAGGGAAGCAGCAATCTGATAGTCCAAATGCAGTTTTCTTGTTGCTGCATCTTAATATACTTGTAGGCTTGTTTCTTCCCAGACCTTCCTCTTCTACATTTTAGTATGTCCTGGTAATATACTGTATTTTATTTTGGTAGTTTATTTGTTTCCTGTGTCTATATGGCTTGAGTATATATTAACCAGGTCTATAATCATTATTACTATTCATTCTTTTTTAACCATGGCGGATTTAAAAAATTCACCGTGCTTTAGATTTGATGAATGAAATTTGGCATCAAATGATTCCAAATTCTGTATAGCTAGAGTGATTTGCTTGATGCCATTTTTCTGTGCGAGCATGCCTGTATGAAATATCAATTATTCTGGGAAGCTTGGAGGATGCATGCTGCCGCGTTTGAATCACCTGGAGGCACTTATAGAAGTGCTAAACTGCTAATTTATGTTTGTTATAATTGATATTATTAAACTTACATAGGCTTCCCAAATGTTTAATCAAAAGAGTCCGTTTCCTCCAAAATTCTCTCTGACCTTGTAACTAGCTTCTCATGAAGGTCTTTGCAATTGGCCCTAACATTTCCTATGTTCAAGAAGTGGAAAGTTTCAAGTCCAAATCAAGTTTTTGAATCCGATTGGATAAATGTACAGAAAATAATACAACCAACCATTCTGGCTTGTAGAGCGACTTCATCCTTGGTTTGTTCGGAGCGTAGGGCTAGCATTCtggctgaattttttgaatgatGCACTGACTTTCAAAGTCATGGGCTTTTTCTCGGGTTTTCTGGGAGGGTCAAAGAAAGAGGGAAGAGACAGCAAAACGAAATATCATCTAATGAAACTTATTCCAGCTGCATCGGCTATCACCAGCAGACTTATTTCTTGAGGTAGAGATGATCTTGAACAAAACTCTGTGCTGCCCAGTTACACTCGAATCTGCCAGACCATCGGTCGGTTGCCTGCCTTTAGAACATGGGATATGAAGGAAAAGTCCAATGATGCTGGACATTGTAGGATATCTGAGAGCAGGGATGCATTGAGCTTATGTGTGTTGAGGAAATTCTCTAATGCTTTTTAATCCATTTGATGACGGAAATTCCAACCAGAGGATCGGCGAGGATGTTTGGCCCATCTGGCGCTCCTTAGTTGGTCTTCTGATGTTTTCCTCTAGGTTTGCTTTGAATTCCATGGGAGCTCAGTATAAGGAGGTCCTAGAAGAGTCCGAGGTGTCTCCATATAGTCAGTTTCATTATCGAACTGTCGATGACCTCGAAGGTCTTAGGTCGAGGCCCAGGTGTTCCTGGTGTCCCTTAGGTCGGGGTCCCTGGCATCCTTGGGATGCCCCCTAGGTCGGGGCCCAGGTGCTCTTGAGCTGTCCCTTAGGTCAAGACCCAAGCATTCTCGAAGTGTCTCTTACGTCAGGGCCTAGGCATTTTTGGGGTGTCCTGAGTCAAATACGCTTGTTGTAATTGCCCGATCTGAAAGATAGAAACACAACAAGAAGGCTTTTATTAGGAATAAACTTAGAATACAATAGACCTTACTGGTGATAGACACAAAAGTTGTTGGAACTCTAAGTCCGTGGGATCAGAGTGCCGTCGAAGTACTCCAGCCTATATGTTTTCGGTCGCATTGCTTCAGTTACTCAGTATAGGTCCTCCTAGTTTGGGCTCAGCTTCTTAAGTTTTTTTAGTCGTGATGCTTCAATCTTTCTCAAGACGAGGTCGCTAGGTTGGAAAAGCTTGCTCTTGACCCTTGAGTTATACTACCGAGCTGCTCTCCATTGGTATACCATCATGCAGAATTTAGCTCGTTTCCTGGTCTCTTCCAGCTGATCAAGGTTAGCTCGGAGCCGATCTGAATTTGTTTTGTTGTTAAAGCTTTCCATTCGAAGTGATGGAAGTCCGATCTTCAATGGGATCACTGCCTCCGTTCCGAAAGCGAGGTTGAAAGGCATCTCTCGGGTGGGAATCCAATGTATGGTTCAGTACGCCCATAAGATATTGGACAACTCTTCAGCCCACAGTCCTTTTAATCGATCCAGCCTTGCCTTCAACGCTAGTAGTATCGTTCGATTGGTCACCTCAGCCTCTCCATTGGTACATTGGTGTTCTACCGAAGTGAACCAGTGCTTGATCTCGAGCTAGGTGTAGAACTCTTCGAATTGGGCATTGTCGAACTGACGCTTGTTGTCTATAACGATCACTCGAAAAAGTGCGAAGTTGCAAATTATGGCCTTTCAAACAAAGTCTCGAGCTTTCACCCCAGTAATCCGGGCCAATGGCTCAACTTTTGCTCATTTAGTGAAGTAGTCCACCGCCACAAAGAGGAGCTTACATTGCCCGGTTGCCACTGAAAAGAGTTCGAGAATGTCGATCCCCCACTATGCAAATAGCCAATGGGCGCTGATCGATGCCAGTGGTACAACTAGTCATTGTTGGATGCTTGTATGGCATTGACATCAGTCACATCTCTTCATGATGTTGGTCGCATCCTTTTGTAGGGTCGGCCAGTAGTATCCTTGCTCCATGATCTTGTAGGCCAAGGATCTGCCTCCAGGTGATTGCCACAGATGCCCTCATTGTTGGCGCTGTGCGGAAGCGTGTGGATCCCTGATAACCACTAACCTAGGGCATCCCCTAGGGCGTCAGGCCGCgtgaagaaagaaggaagaagagatgaagaACCACAATCACAAACTAGGATTTTCGTGGAGaataagaggaagagaagagagaacgtGGGAGAAAGTTTTCTGGCGACTCTTATTTCTCTAGAAAATAATACAAGTGATAGCCCTAAAACTGATTACATCAAGTTTTTATATAGGCTCTCAATTTTAGTCTAATCCCAAGCTAACTCAATCTCCCCCTAAGCCACATTAGAAAGCACTCAACCCAAGTCTATGACTTAAATAATCTCTCCCCTTGAGTCTAAACCTAGCCCAAGAATGACTTAGACCCTTAGGAACATAAATCACGAAGTTCCTAAGCTAGTCAAAGACCAAAAATTTCCGTCATTGACTTAATGGCACACTTGGCATGATGCTGGAGTCGACCCTTGCAGatcaggggtcgacccctcaAAGACAGAGGTCGACCCTCTCCTAAGACGACAGAGAACAGCTCTTTGTCATCTCCCTATGACTTCCTGAGGTCTGACTGTTAGGGATTGCCCCACCTGAGCCCGACAGAGAAGTGCTCTCTGTTGTCTTCCTGTGACTTCTTAGGGTCGACCCTTTCTTCACGAGGGTCAACCCTACCTGAGACCAACAGAGAAGTGCTCTCTGTCGTCTTCCTGTGACTTCTTAGGGTCGACCCTTCCTTTCCTAGGGTCAACCCCAGCTCttcatgggtcgaccccagctttccatgagccgaccccaacctTGCAGAAACTGAATTTTGAGCTGCTTTTCCTTTGGATGCACCACACATGAGCCTACAATCTCCACCTTGGCGCTCCAAAGCCTCTGCAAGCTTCTTCTGGTCCATCAATCCCATCAGTGCCACACACCTGAGGAAGCCATCCCTTGGAAGAGTTTTGGTTAGTGCATCTGCCAGGTTCTCCTTCGTATGAACTTTGGCTAGCTCCACTTCACATTCTTCCACCAACTCCCTAGTCCTATGCTACCTGATGTCAATATGTTTGGTCCTCGCATGATAGACTGAGTTCTGAACCAAATATAATGCACTCTGGCTATCACAATGCACCATGACAGTCTCCTGTGCAAATTTCATTTCCAATGCCAATCCTTTCTACCATAGAGCTTTCTTGGCAGCTTCTGTGATGCCAATATACTCCACTTCCGTTGTAGACAATGTCGTGATTGGTTGCAAGCTTAATCTCCATGACACTGGACCTCCGTTCAAACAAAACACATAACCTATGGTAGAACGCCATGTGTCCGTGTCTCCTCCATAATCAGCATCCACAAAATCAATCATCCGACTCTGGTTCTCCTTGGTCATGCTAGAATTCTTCTCCTTGCTACATTTCTGTCCATAGCAAATACCAACTCTAACTATGCCCACCAAGTATCTGAAAACATCTTTCAGTGCTTTCCAATGCTCCTTGCCAGGGTTAGCCACGAACCAGCTGACCTGGCTAACTGCATGTGCAAGATCTGGTCTATAgcaaaccatggcatacatCACACTTCCAACTTTTGAAGCATGTGGAATGCTCTTCATCTTCTCAGCTTCCACCTCAGTCTGTGGTGACATTGTCTTTGAAAGACTGACATGACCGGCTATTGGTAATGCCGCCGATTTCGCTCTATCCATGCCATATCTCCGCAATACCTTTGCTGACCCAAAgactgattttgatgatcacaaaaccttgaagtataattactaatgtttgtgttgcaagaagaaagataatttgttttgcaaggaacatagcaagttggaaaaatacaagaaggcctcaaaagctctcaagaaaagttggaagaaagccacactttATTGGCTcaaggttcaagttcaaaggattcaagttggaggagcaaattcaaaggagaattcaaaagaacagtcttcgagtcaaCTCTCAGAAAGTTCGAATCGACTCCGACACAAGCATAGAATATCGGCACACCTTCGAGCCGTCTCCAccaagcgtgagtcgactctctcagaaagacagaaagaggTATTTTTGGTCgcaaagcgtgagtcgactcgagtcaagcgcgagtcgtctcctatCCCGCGAATGAAGCGGGAGTCGCCTCTTCACTAGTACGGGACGTCTCTCTCAGACAAAAACAGAAAGTTTGTTTTTGGCGGACGAAGACGTGAGACGACTCCCGAACTGTGCGAGCCAACTCCAACGAGAATCGACCGATAATCTGTTAGAGGGATCCCGAGccagagccgactccagaatcatgcgagacgtctcccacttgagccgagtcgactcttggaCGGGCGAGATGACTCCACTACGACTGGgatgcataacggctagtttttctcaactccaacggctctatttttatctctaatGGCTAGATATTTGTTCCcccgccatccaaagctataaaatcaaggggagagcaaggaaaaaaggagagaagtgggagagaacacataggaaagagatttcaaagagattttaagagaaacctcccaaaagcacaaaaaggccattcaaagaaaaatagagagaagaaaagtatctgagtgaatcccaaagcttcctctccaactgtgtgctgcctcagtgatcctctagctCATGCAAAATCAaaagaggatcaagtaaaggagTAGCCGAGTTTCTTTCATCTGCAAatcttgtttgagggcttttctctttactctatttgtttatattgttatatctgcttatttgagaagcttgtacttgttTTAAATTcctattctaatatcttgtaacttgattcaatcaagagatTGAATTAAGAGGTtaagggttgttggtgagccggtgaaaaccaacgttgtaggttgtagttggtaatccAGGAAAAACTAATTGGGTTAGATTgtaagcccggaaaaacaatcggtttggTTTTAGTCAGTGAGCctgaaaaaaccgaccgagttcgttatgatctcgtgaaaacaacaagttaggttgtgagcttgtaaaacaaccggctgtaatctgagggattatagtgaaattttcaagagttcttggggagtggatgtaggtgctggggtgcaccgaaccactatacatctttgcatttgtgatgccttatctcttatgcttaatgccttacattcatattTAATTGTgcaatatctctagctttgtttcctactgctttacttataattgcctagagcttaagtaagataATATCTTATCATtctgctgcattcaattcaaagttaattagggaacataatttttagaaaacctaaTTCACCCTCCACTCTTGGgctgtcaccttgggcaacaacctTTCTGATGTAACCTTCCTGAGATAAATGCAACACCTTCTTGGTTCTATCTCCGAAAATCTCCATGCCTAGAATCTTCGTGGCTGgacccaaatccttcatcttaAATTTTCGAGATAAGGCTACCTTCAAGTCTTTCACAATTCCTCTACTCTTACAAGCAATcagcatgtcatctacatacaagagTAGATATAATCTAGACTCATCCTCAAAAGTCTTCACATAGACACAAGGGTCATACTCACATCCGGTCATGCCAATGCTCCTCACATACGTATCGAACTGTAAGTACCATTGCCTTGATGATTGCTTCAACCCGTAGAGTGACCTCTACAGCAAACAGATCTTTCCTTCTAATCCTGGCTCACCGAACCCCTttggctgctccatataaatcttctcCTCCAAATTTCCATGGAGAAAGgctgttttaacatccatttgctcCAACTCCAAATCCTGGATGGCAACAATGTTCAACAGCATCCGAATAGAAGTATGTCGAACAACTGGGAAGAATACTTCATTATAATCAACGCCCTCCTTCTGGGAGTATCCCTTAGCCACTAACCTAGCTTTGTATATGATGCCTTCTCTATCTGAAAGTCCTTCCTTGCATTGGAACACCCACTTGCATCCAATGGGCTTCTTTCCACTTGGCAACTGCACCAACCGCCAAGTCTGATTTTTCTGGAGAGACTACATTTCCTCTGCCATAGCTTGGACCTACCTATCGCTATCCTGACGTGCCAATACCTCCTCATAGGTCTCCAGATCTCCATTCACAGCAACCAATGCATAAGACATGGTTTCTCCAAAACCATACCTCTCCGGCTGCCTCACAATCTGCTTAGGCTTGTGCAGTGTGACTCCGATGCTTCTGCCGGGATCTTGTTCTTCCCTTTGCACATCTCGTCTTCAAGTTAGCATCTCACTCCTCTCCACATGTGGAGGCACCTCTGACTGGTGCTCCACCTGAATTTCTTGTCCTTCTGGTGCATCTGCAAAAGGTAAAACTAAATAAGAAGTTTGTTGTCCAACCCTGTTCGGTTGGTTCTCCCCCTGCTCTTCTTCCACCCTTTGCATCTTTAGGACTGAATTCTCATCAAAGACCACATCCCTACTGATAGTGGTCTTCTTCTCCAAGGGATCCCATAGCCGATAATCCTTGACTCCACGCGGATATCCTATGAATACCATCTTTCGTGACTTGGCACCCAAATTGCTCCACTCACTGGGATCAATGTGCACAAATGTCGAGCACCCAAATACTCTGAGATGACCAACCTCCACCTTCTTTCCAGACTATAACTCCTCTGGAATCCTCCCATCTAGCTTTGTATGAGGAGATCGGTTCACCAAGTAGCAGGCTGTGTCTACTATATCTACCCAAAACACCTTGGGAAGCCCTGCCTGCAATCTCATACATCTAGCTTTCTCCATGAGAGTCATGTTCATCCTTTCGGCCATCCCATTCTGTTGAGGAGTCTTTCTTACTGAAAATTGCCTCTTGATCCCACAATCTTCGCAAAATTTTAGAAACTCCTTGTGAATTTGCCACCATTGTCGGACCGCACACACTTCACGCAACaacccttctccttctttaccTCTGCCCTCCAGACTTTGAACTTAGAGAAGACCTCTGACTTTTTTCTCAAGAAGTACACCCAAACTCTCCTTGAAAAGTCATCAATAAGGGTTAGAAAATATCTTGCCCCATTTCTGGCTGAGACCGGGGCCGGTCCCCAAACATCCGTGTACACAAGCTCCAGGGGACCACCGATGCGTATAGTACTGGTAGCAAACTTCACCCTGTGTTGCTTTCCTAACTAGCAAGGCTCACACACCTTTGGAACTCCTTCATTCAGATCTGATATCAGTCCATCTTTGCTCAGCATCTTCATACCACGATCTTCCATGTGGCCAAGGCGGTAATGCCACAACAGGTATACTTCCTGCTGGCCCTGTTCCACTGCTGCTACTTCGGATCCCCCACATACCACGGACCCTTCCATCCTGTACAAATTATTCTCTAACCTTCTCCCCTTCATCACAACCATGGCTCCTTTGGATATATTCAAAATACCACTCC
The Phoenix dactylifera cultivar Barhee BC4 chromosome 3, palm_55x_up_171113_PBpolish2nd_filt_p, whole genome shotgun sequence DNA segment above includes these coding regions:
- the LOC103716049 gene encoding cullin-1 encodes the protein MAMHERKTIDLEQGWDFMQKGITKLKNILEGIPETQFSSEDYMMLYTTIYNMCTQKPPHDYSQQLYDKYRESFEEYINLTVLPSLTEKHDEFMLRELVKRWSNHKVMVRWLSRFFHYLDRYFIARRSLPSLNEVGLTCFRNLVYSEINGKVRDAVISLIDQEREGEQIDRALLKNVLDIFVEIGLGSMECYENDFEAAMLKDTAAYYSRKASNWILEDSCPDYMLKAEECLKREKDRVSHYLHSSSEQKLLEKVQHELLFVYASQLLEKEHSGCHALLRDDKVDDLSRMYRLFCRIPRGLDPVSQIFKQHITAEGTALVKQAEDAASNKKAEKKDVVGLQEQVFVRKVIELHDKYLAYVTDCFQNHSLFHKALKEAFEVFCNKGVAGSSSAELLATFCDNILKKGGSEKLSDEAIEETLEKVVKLLAYISDKDLFAEFYRKKLARRLLFDKSANDDHERSILTKLKQQCGGQFTSKMEGMVTDLTLARENQSSFEEYLNSNPQANPGIDLTVTVLTTGFWPSYKSFDLNLPAEMVKCVEVFKEFYQTKTKHRKLTWIYSLGTCNINGKFEPKTMELIVTTYQASALLLFNASDRLSYSEIMSQLNLTDDDVIRLLHSLSCAKYKILNKEPNTKTISPTDYFEFNSKFTDKMRRIKIPLPPVDEKKKVVEDVDKDRRYAIDASIVRIMKSRKALGHQQLVMECVEQLNRMFKPDFRAIKKRIEDLITRDYLERDKDNPNLYRYLA